The following DNA comes from Flavisolibacter ginsenosidimutans.
AACCAGATTGTTGGTTTGTCTGCTTCGTTGATCCCGTTCCTTGAGCACGATGACGCCAACCGTGCGCTGATGGGTTCAAACATGCAACGCCAGGCTGTGCCGTTGTTGCGTCCTGATGTACCGATTGTTGGTACAGGTCTGGAAGGCAAGGCTGCCCGTGATGCACGCATTCAAATTCACGCAGACGGTGACGGTGTGGTTGAGTTTGTAGATGCCAACGAAATTCACGTTCGCTACAACCGTAATGATGAGCAACGTTTGGTTTCTTTCGAAGATGACCTGGTGATTTACAGATTGACCAAATTCATCAAAACCAACCAGGAAACTTCTATCAACCTGAAGCCTGCCGTGAAAAAAGGTCAGCGTGTAAAAGACGGTGATTTCTTAACCGAAGGTTACGCCACGCAGAACGGCGAATTAGCTCTTGGTAAAAACCTGAAAGTGGCTTTCATGCCCTGGAAAGGTTACAACTTTGAAGATGCCATTGTGATCTCGGAGAGAGTTGTAAAAGAAGACATGTTTACTTCGGTTCACATCTCCGAATACGAACTGGAAGTACGCGATACAAAACTGGGCGAAGAAGAACTGACACCGGATATCCCGAACGTTTCAGAAGAAGCCACGCGTGACCTTGACGAAAACGGCATCATCCGCATCGGTGCGCAAATCAAAGAAGGCGACATCCTGATTGGTAAAATCACACCGAAAGGGGAAAGCGATCCTACGCCGGAAGAAAAACTTTTGCGTGCCATCTTCGGCGACAAGGCCGGTGATGCAAAAGACGCTTCGCTGAAAGCGCCAAACGGTGTAGAAGGCGTGGTGATTGGCAAGAAATTATTCCAGCGGGCGAAGAAAGACAAGAACGCGAAGGTTCGTGAAAAAGCCGCCTTGGAAAAGCAGGAGAGAGAACACGAAAAGAACACATCGGCACTGATGGAAGTGTTGCTTGACAAATTGCAAACGCTTTTGAAAGAAAAAGCCTCTGCAAGCGTGAGCAACAACTTTGGTGAAGTGTTAATTGGCAAAGGCGCACGGTTTACGCAGAAAAACCTGGCGAGCATTGACTACATGAACGTGAACCCGCTTGGTTGGACCGGTGATGCAAAAGTGGACGAGCAAATCAACGTGTTGCTGCACAACTATAGCATCAAGTACAACGAAGAATTGGGACGCTATAAGCGGGAGAAATTCAACATCTCCATCGGCGATGAATTGCCTGCGGGTGTGTTGAAACTTGCCAAAGTTTACCTCGCTGTAAAGCGCAAGTTGAAAGTAGGTGATAAGATGGCCGGTCGTCACGGTAACAAAGGCATTGTTGCAAAGATTGTTCGTGCGGAAGACATGCCATTCCTTGAAGACGGAACGCCGGTTGACATTGTACTGAATCCGCTTGGTGTACCTTCTCGTATGAACCTCGGACAGATCTACGAAACAGTTCTCGGTTGGGCCGGTATGCAATTGGGTGAGAAGTTTGCGACGCCAATCTTTGACGGTGCCTCAACGGACGACATTGCGAAATTCTGCGAACAAGCGGGCATTCCGATGTTTGGACACACATACTTGTATGATGGTGAAACCGGCGACCGCTTCGACCAGAAGGCAACCGTGGGTGTTATCTATATCATCAAACTGCACCACATGGTTGATGACAAAATGCACGCACGTTCAATCGGGCCTTACAGCTTGATTACGCAACAGCCGCTCGGTGGTAAAGCACAATTTGGTGGTCAGCGTTTTGGTGAGATGGAGGTATGGGCACTCGAAGCTTACGGTGCTTCCAACATCTTGCAGGAATTGTTAACCATCAAGTCTGACGACATCATCGGTCGTGCAAAAACATACGAAGCAATTGTGAAAGGCGATAACATTCCTCGTGCCGGTATTCCTGAATCTTTCAACGTATTGGTTCACGAGTTAAGAGGCTTGGGTCTCGACCTTAAGTTTCACGATTAAAATAACGTGAGACGTGAAACGACAAACGTGAGAAAAGACTCCGTTGTTTCACGTCTCACTTTTCACCTCTCACGAATTCGAAATCTCAAATCTTAAATTTCAAATTCTCTATATGGCTTTTAATAAAAGAGACAATCGCCCAAGACCAACGTTTTCGAAGATTACGATTGGCCTGGCTTCACCAGACAGTATTTTGGAGAAAAGCTTTGGTGAAATTCTTAAGCCTGAAACCATCAACTACCGCACCTACAAACCCGAAAGAGACGGTTTGTTCTGCGAGCGGATTTTTGGTCCTGTAAAAGACTACGAATGTGCCTGTGGAAAGTACAAGCGCATTCGTTACAAAGGCATCGTGTGTGACCGCTGCGGTGTAGAAGTAACCGAGAAGAAAGTTCGCCGCGAACGCATGGGACACATCAAGCTTGTTGTTCCTGTTGTGCACATCTGGTACTTCAAATCGCTGCCAAATAAAATTGGTTACCTGTTAGGAATGAGTTCTAAGAAATTAGAAAGCATTGTTTATTACGAAAGATTCGTAGTCATCCAACCCGGTCTTCGCGCCGATAAAGGCCAGAACTACGGTGATCTTCTTACAGAAGAAGAATACCTCGATATTCTCGATGCGCTACCAAAAGACAATCAATACCTGCCCGACGAAGACCCAAACAAATTCATCGCCAAAATGGGCGCTGAAGCCGTTCATGATCTGTTGGCAAGAATTGATTTGGATACGTTGTCATTCGATCTGCGCAACGCCGCTGCTACAGAAACTTCTCAGCAACGTAAAGCAGATGCCTTAAAGCGTTTGTCTGTTGTTGAATCGTTCCGCGATGCACAAACAAGAATCAGCAACCAGCCGCAATGGATGGTAATGCAATACATTCCGGTTATTCCGCCGGAACTGCGTCCGCTGGTTCCTTTGGATGGCGGCCGTTTTGCCTCTTCCGATTTGAACGACTTGTATCGCCGTGTCATCATCCGCAACAACCGTTTGAAGCGTTTGTTGGAGATCAAAGCGCCAGAGGTAATCCTGCGTAACGAAAAACGCATGTTGCAGGAAGCTGTTGACAGTTTGTTTGACAACTCTCGTAAATCGAACGCTGTTAAAGCTGAAGGCGGACGTGCACTAAAATCACTTTCTGACGTATTGAAAGGCAAGCAAGGCCGCTTCCGTCAGAACCTGTTGGGTAAACGTGTTGACTACTCAGGCCGTTCAGTGATCGTCGTGGGCCCTGAACTGAAATTGTACGAATGCGGTTTGCCGAAAGACATGGGGGCTGAGCTCTTCAAGCCATTCATCATTCGCAAACTCATTGAAAGAGGTATCGTAAAAACAGTGAAATCCGCAAGGAAGCTTGTCGATAAAAAAGAAGCCATTGTTTGGGATATTCTTGAGAATATATTGAAAGGGCACCCAATCATGTTGAACCGTGCCCCAACGCTGCACCGTTTGTCCATCCAGGCCTTTCAGCCCAAGTTGGTTGAAGGCAAGGCCATTCAATTGCACCCGCTTGTAACCTCAGCATTCAATGCCGACTTCGACGGTGACCAGATGGCCGTGCACGTGCCTTTGAGCCATGCCGCTATTCTGGAAGCCCAGTTGCTGATGCTGGCTTCGCATAACATTTTGAACCCGCAGAACGGAACGCCCATTACACTGCCTTCGCAAGACATGGTGCTTGGCTTGTACTACATTTCAAAAGGCCGCAAATCAACCGAAGAATTAAAAGTTCGCGGCGAAGGAAAGGCCTTCTACAGCGAAGAAGAAGTCATCATCGCCTACAACGAGGCCCGCATCGACCTTCATGCGCACATCAAAGTAAAAACCAATGTTCGCGCAGATGACGGCACCATTACCAACAAATTGTTGGATACAACCGTTGGCCGTGTGATTTTCAACCAATTTGTTCCGAAAGAAGTTGGTTTTGTAAACGCTTTGCTGACGAAGAAGAACCTTCGTGAAATCATTGGTGACATCATCAACATTACCAACGTTCCGAAGACGGCAAAATTCCTTGATGACATCAAGCAACTTGGTTTCCGCATGGCCTTCAAAGGGGGATTGTCTTTCTCTATCAACGATCTTATCATTCCTGACATTAAGCAGGAACTGGTGGACAATGCGAAAGGCGAAGTAGAAGAAGTGTGGGAGAACTACAACATGGGTCTCATCACCAACAACGAACGTTACAACCAGATCGTTGACATTTGGTCTCGTGTGGATACCCGCATTACAGAAACATTGATTCGTGAACTGGCAACTGATAAGCAGGGTTTCAACTCCGTTTACATGATGCTTGATTCCGGCGCCCGTGGTTCTAAACAACAGATCAAGCAGTTGGCCGGTATCAGGGGTTTGATGGCCAAGCCACGTAAATCTGGTTCTACCGGTTCGGAGATCATTGAAAACCCGATCCTTTCAAACTTCAAAGGTGGATTGAACGTATTGGATTACTTCATTTCCACGCACGGTGCCCGTAAAGGTTTGGCCGATACGGCTCTGAAAACGGCCGATGCCGGTTACCTAACACGTCGTCTGGTGGACGTTGCTCAAGACGTTGTAATTACGGAAGAAGATTGCGGTACGTTGCGCGGTATTGCAACGTCTGCACTGAAAGACAACGAAGACATCATTGAGCCGTTGGCAGATCGTATCGAAGGCCGTACATCGGTTCACGATATTTACGATCCGCAGAACGATGAACTGATCGTTCCTGCCGGGGAAGAAATTACCGAAGGAATTGCACGCCGCATCGAAGAAGCAGGTATTGAAACCGTGGAAATTCGTTCGGTGCTCACTTGCGAAGCCAAGCGTGGCACTTGCGTAAAGTGTTACGGCAAAAACCTGGCAACGGGTTATATGGCGCAGAAAGGTGATGCGGTTGGTATCATCGCTGCGCAGTCCATCGGTGAACCCGGCACGCAGTTAACGCTTCGTACCTTCCACGTGGGTGGTGTTGCCGGTTCTGCTGCGGTAGAATCTACACTGACTGCGAAGTTTGACGGTACCATTCAGTTTGACGGTGTTCGTTCGGTAACGACAATAAACAACGAAGGCGATAAAGTTCAGGTGGTAATTGGTCGCACGGGTGAAGCAAGAATTGTTGACCAGAAGAACGACCGTTTGCTTATTACCAACAACATCCCGTACGGCGCTTCACTGCAAGTGAAAGATGGCCAGCACGTGAAAAAAGGCGACATCATTTGTACCTGGGATCCGTTTAACAACGTGGTCATGGCTGAACAAAACGGTGTGTTGAAATTTGAGAACGTTATCGAGGGCATCACGTTCCGCGAAGAAGCCGACGAACAAACCGGTCACCGCGAGAAAGTGGTTATTGAAACAAGAGACAAAACGAAGATTCCTACCATGATTGTGGAAGGAAAGGACCGGAAAACATACAACCTGCCAACGGGAAGTCATATTGTGGTGGACGAAGGCGAAGACGTAAAAGCAGGCCAGGTACTGGTGAAGATTCCGCGTGTGTTGGGCAAGCTGCGCGACATTACCGGTGGTCTTCCGCGTGTAACGGAATTGTTTGAAGCCCGTAACCCATCCAACCCTGCCATCGTTTCAGAAATTGACGGTGTG
Coding sequences within:
- the rpoC gene encoding DNA-directed RNA polymerase subunit beta' — encoded protein: MAFNKRDNRPRPTFSKITIGLASPDSILEKSFGEILKPETINYRTYKPERDGLFCERIFGPVKDYECACGKYKRIRYKGIVCDRCGVEVTEKKVRRERMGHIKLVVPVVHIWYFKSLPNKIGYLLGMSSKKLESIVYYERFVVIQPGLRADKGQNYGDLLTEEEYLDILDALPKDNQYLPDEDPNKFIAKMGAEAVHDLLARIDLDTLSFDLRNAAATETSQQRKADALKRLSVVESFRDAQTRISNQPQWMVMQYIPVIPPELRPLVPLDGGRFASSDLNDLYRRVIIRNNRLKRLLEIKAPEVILRNEKRMLQEAVDSLFDNSRKSNAVKAEGGRALKSLSDVLKGKQGRFRQNLLGKRVDYSGRSVIVVGPELKLYECGLPKDMGAELFKPFIIRKLIERGIVKTVKSARKLVDKKEAIVWDILENILKGHPIMLNRAPTLHRLSIQAFQPKLVEGKAIQLHPLVTSAFNADFDGDQMAVHVPLSHAAILEAQLLMLASHNILNPQNGTPITLPSQDMVLGLYYISKGRKSTEELKVRGEGKAFYSEEEVIIAYNEARIDLHAHIKVKTNVRADDGTITNKLLDTTVGRVIFNQFVPKEVGFVNALLTKKNLREIIGDIINITNVPKTAKFLDDIKQLGFRMAFKGGLSFSINDLIIPDIKQELVDNAKGEVEEVWENYNMGLITNNERYNQIVDIWSRVDTRITETLIRELATDKQGFNSVYMMLDSGARGSKQQIKQLAGIRGLMAKPRKSGSTGSEIIENPILSNFKGGLNVLDYFISTHGARKGLADTALKTADAGYLTRRLVDVAQDVVITEEDCGTLRGIATSALKDNEDIIEPLADRIEGRTSVHDIYDPQNDELIVPAGEEITEGIARRIEEAGIETVEIRSVLTCEAKRGTCVKCYGKNLATGYMAQKGDAVGIIAAQSIGEPGTQLTLRTFHVGGVAGSAAVESTLTAKFDGTIQFDGVRSVTTINNEGDKVQVVIGRTGEARIVDQKNDRLLITNNIPYGASLQVKDGQHVKKGDIICTWDPFNNVVMAEQNGVLKFENVIEGITFREEADEQTGHREKVVIETRDKTKIPTMIVEGKDRKTYNLPTGSHIVVDEGEDVKAGQVLVKIPRVLGKLRDITGGLPRVTELFEARNPSNPAIVSEIDGVVTMGAVKRGNREIIIEAKDGVTRKYLVPLTRQILAQDGDFVKAGSALSDGQIAPQDILSIQGPFAVQQYVVNEIQEVYRLQGVKINDKHIEVIVRQMMRKVSIVDPGDTKFLEEDLTDKFEFIEENDHIFDKKVVNEPGESTRMRAGQIVTLRELREENSILRRNDKKLVEYRDAKPATSQPTLLGITKASLGVPSWISAASFQETTKVLSSAAIQGKTDDMLGLKENVITGHLIPAGTGLREFENMIVGSKEEYELLQTAREAMTFDEEE
- the rpoB gene encoding DNA-directed RNA polymerase subunit beta yields the protein MRSTTTNQRINFGKIGNLADTPDLLAVQIQSFKEFFQLETTPDKRNVEGLFRVFKENFPITDTRNIFVLEFLDYFIDPPRYTIEECMERGLTYAVPLKAKLRLSCNDEEHIDFQTIVQDVFLGNIPYMTPRGTFVINGAERVVVSQLHRSPGVFFGQSVHPNGTKIYSARVIPFKGAWMEFATDINNVMYAYIDRKKKFPVTTLLRSIGYETDKDILELFGMADEVKGDKKSLEKYVGRRLAARVLRSWVEDFVDEDTGEVVSIERNEVVLERDSVLDEEAIDTISEMDIKSVFIQKEDVGGDYAIIYNTLNKDTSNSELEAVQVIYRQLRGADAPDNETARGIIDKLFFSDKRYDLGEVGRYKINRKLGLNAQKEQKTLTKEDIILIIKYLVRLTNGKAEIDDIDHLSNRRVRTVGEQLYAQFGVGLARMARTIRERMNVRDNEVFTPVDLINARTLSSVINSFFGTSQLSQFLDQTNPLSEITHKRRISALGPGGLSRERAGFEVRDVHYSHYGRLCTIETPEGPNIGLISTLCVHAAINEMGFIETPYRKVKDGKVDMKQLTFLSAEEEDLAKIAQANTPLDEKGNFAEDKIVSRETGDFPILDKNEVEYMDVAPNQIVGLSASLIPFLEHDDANRALMGSNMQRQAVPLLRPDVPIVGTGLEGKAARDARIQIHADGDGVVEFVDANEIHVRYNRNDEQRLVSFEDDLVIYRLTKFIKTNQETSINLKPAVKKGQRVKDGDFLTEGYATQNGELALGKNLKVAFMPWKGYNFEDAIVISERVVKEDMFTSVHISEYELEVRDTKLGEEELTPDIPNVSEEATRDLDENGIIRIGAQIKEGDILIGKITPKGESDPTPEEKLLRAIFGDKAGDAKDASLKAPNGVEGVVIGKKLFQRAKKDKNAKVREKAALEKQEREHEKNTSALMEVLLDKLQTLLKEKASASVSNNFGEVLIGKGARFTQKNLASIDYMNVNPLGWTGDAKVDEQINVLLHNYSIKYNEELGRYKREKFNISIGDELPAGVLKLAKVYLAVKRKLKVGDKMAGRHGNKGIVAKIVRAEDMPFLEDGTPVDIVLNPLGVPSRMNLGQIYETVLGWAGMQLGEKFATPIFDGASTDDIAKFCEQAGIPMFGHTYLYDGETGDRFDQKATVGVIYIIKLHHMVDDKMHARSIGPYSLITQQPLGGKAQFGGQRFGEMEVWALEAYGASNILQELLTIKSDDIIGRAKTYEAIVKGDNIPRAGIPESFNVLVHELRGLGLDLKFHD